The Pollutimonas sp. M17 sequence GTTCCTGGTTCCGATGGGTATCAGTCAGTATCGCCTGGCCAAAGAAATCGGCGTTTCGGCGCGGCGCATCAACGAGATAGTAAAAGGCATGCGCGCCATTACGGCCGATACAGACCTGCGTTTATGCCGATTCTTCGGTTTGTCGGACGGCTATTGGCTGCGCGTCCAGGTAGCGCATGACACCGAAGTTGCCAAAGACGCACTGGCGGA is a genomic window containing:
- a CDS encoding HigA family addiction module antitoxin, encoding MVREIAPVTPGELLQEEFLVPMGISQYRLAKEIGVSARRINEIVKGMRAITADTDLRLCRFFGLSDGYWLRVQVAHDTEVAKDALADVLAKITPLEHV